A region from the Arthrobacter roseus genome encodes:
- a CDS encoding ElyC/SanA/YdcF family protein, giving the protein MSNSAAAKSGPTHGILTPAYLPFRLVSMVSALVVLWLLACWFLFFNPEVEEPVPADAIIVLGGASNERLPRGHELYASGYAPVIVLSQTNSPGNARADDACTGQQSEAILCFVPPQMTTRGEARAIARLSADQDWERILVVTSTYHLARAERNIEQCSTVDVVMAPSNPEFGPAEWLGRFVEESVALAASYVRPACETPLLQ; this is encoded by the coding sequence GTGTCGAATTCCGCTGCCGCCAAGTCTGGTCCGACGCACGGGATCTTGACTCCGGCATATCTCCCCTTTCGGCTCGTATCCATGGTGTCAGCCCTTGTTGTGCTCTGGCTACTCGCCTGCTGGTTTCTCTTCTTCAACCCGGAGGTCGAGGAGCCTGTTCCGGCGGACGCCATCATTGTCCTCGGTGGTGCCAGCAATGAGCGTCTCCCGCGGGGTCATGAACTCTATGCGTCCGGTTATGCGCCGGTCATTGTCCTCTCGCAGACCAACTCTCCGGGCAATGCCCGCGCTGACGACGCGTGCACGGGACAGCAGTCAGAGGCGATTCTTTGCTTTGTTCCGCCACAGATGACCACCCGCGGCGAAGCACGGGCCATTGCACGCCTGAGCGCGGACCAAGATTGGGAGCGCATTCTGGTGGTCACGTCCACCTATCACCTGGCCCGCGCGGAACGCAATATCGAGCAGTGCTCAACAGTCGACGTCGTCATGGCGCCCTCGAACCCGGAGTTCGGCCCCGCGGAGTGGCTGGGCCGGTTCGTGGAGGAATCTGTTGCGCTGGCCGCCTCGTATGTCCGTCCTGCCTGCGAAACACCGCTTCTTCAGTAG